TTGGAGATAAAGGTTACAATATAATTGTACTTAAAACCTGTGAAGAacgttttttatatattttacttttttcctaCTTCTATTTTCTAATCGCACTTGGAGCTTTTTCTGTTATTTCTCCCCCTTTTCTGTTCTAAATCAGTTtctattgttgttttaaaaacttttaataaaaagtaTATTACAAAAACACTTGATGTTTTCGACTTTAGCAAATTGAAAATGGACTGGACACTTTAAGACAGAAGATTAGAAAGTTTATTACTCAGGATGTGATAAAGAGGAAACAACATTGTTTTCATAGCCAAGAAGGGAATATTATCTCCCACCCCTCATTTGCCTTCTCAGCTTAGAACCACCAAGTGCTGTCAACTTCCCTTCATTTTCCAAGAGTCACTGCTGATTAAGGGggggttaatttttttattgttattgcttgtatcctgcctttattattttttacaaataattcaaggaggTGAACCTATCCAACGCACTTTTCCCCTCCTATTTATCTGCACAATaaacctgtgagatgggttgggctaagagtgagcgattggctttcatggctaaggtaggattTGACTTCCTGCTCTTAAGGTTACTCTTTTGTCTGAGTGTCCCAAGAGTGACATACTGTTTTTAATTAACACCTGGAAAATGGCTGGTTAGACAAGTAgctctatttatttttctttgccgtGCACCATTTGCTGACAAGGGGGCCAGGTCCTAAGCTTAAATTCATTGAGAAATTTTACTTCCCCTCCATGGACTTAACAAAACTTGCACTAATAAGTGGCTTTTTGTGTGTGCTCTCTGCTGTTTACtagttgcatttttctttttaagatttaGCTACAGAAATCTTGTGATTTCCCTTTGTTACCTTCTGACCATAGTGAACATTtctagaaagaagggaaggagtgtGTGGCTATCACATCAGCTCAAAGGAAAAGGTTTGTTCAGCAGTTGGGATGGcaattacaatagaatagaatagaattttgtattggccaagtgtgattggacacacaaggaatttgtcttggtgcatatcttctcagtgtacattaaaaaaaagatacattcataaagaatcataaggtacaacacttaatgatagtcatagggtacaaataagcaatcaggaaactatcaatataaatcgtaaggatacaagcaacaaagttacagtcataagtggaaggagatgggtgataggaacaatgagaagattaatagtgcagatttagtaaataatttgacagtgttgagggaattatttgtttagcagagtgatggcattggggaagaaacttcttgtgtctagttctggtgtgcagtgctctataatgtcattttgagggcaggagttgaaacaatttatgtccaggatgtaagagatctgtaaatattttcacagcccttttttgactcgtgcagtatacaggtcctcaatgaaaggcaggttcgtagcaattgttttttctgcagttctaattatcctctgaagtttgtgtctgtcttgttgggttgcagaaccttcCTCACCCCTTCAGCACATCTTTGGGAAGAAGAAATTGTAAGCATGGGACTTAATTGATGAACTCTTGTGACTTgtctctgtgttttcttttttcaatatctGACCCAATTGTCATGGCCAGCAATACTGAGTACCACATTTCAGTCCACCTAGGAGGAAAACCCATTTCCTGAATGGGTTTTTTTATtgtataaatgattttttttaattgtataaaaaaaatctataatccCTTGGAaaaggatatgcaccaagacaaattccttgtgtgtccaatcacacttggccaataaaattctattctattctattctattctcttgaaGAATCAATTGGCCAGGCACAGCAAAGCAGAAAAAGTGAATAAAATGTCAAGATTTGCAGAgactagaaaaagaaaacagaaactagGCAGGTAAAATGCAGATTGCACTCTGTAGAGAAAGGAAGCTACCTCCGTAAGATCACCATAGGGAAATAGAGATTCAGATAACAAAGGGGATAAAAAACCTGACCTAGTAAGATTCCTCAAagcatttacttatttattattaagtGAATAAATTTACTGGCTGGCCTCTGCCCGAGGCTGACTCCATTTCTCACATTTCCATTGCCCTTCCCCAAACCTCTCCCCTTCTTCCACAGTATCCCAGAACCACATCTGGATTTCCAAGAGACTTTGAGGAAGAGAAACCCCAGGTGTCCAGGCATGATTAACTTGTGGATCAATGGGGCAGGAAAATGCATTACATTGGTGATGGGTAAAGGATGCTACGGGAGCCAGAGGGTAGGCTGTAACAGAATATGCCACTCCACCGCATCTATCCCCATCCCAGTTGTGTGCCAGCCTCCTAAACTCATTCCAAGTTCCTGGACGGCATACCCTTGAAGTGCGCCTTGGTTCAATGATGCGCTTATATTTCAACATAAATAATTGCCCCCACCCTCCTTATAAAAGACGTCCACATAAATGTCTATagcacaataacagagttggaagggatcttggaggtcttccagtccaccccctgcacaggcagaagaccctataccaggggtccccaaacttggcagctttaagacttgtggacttcaactcccagaattcctcagccagcaaagctttgctgctgaggaattctgggaattgaagtccacaaatcttaaaagtggccaaggttggagacgccgcTCTAGTCAAGGGGAGGAAACAACGATCGCGTACAGCGTCTTGCCTCTCTAGGAAGGAGGGCTCCGTGATCCAGGCTCCGTGAGGCCAGGACGGCGCGGGAAATTTTGGCGGGAACGATTTGCAACTGCTCTGCTGAGGCGCAGAAACTCTGAGGCAGCGGAGCCCGCATTCTCCCCCATCCCCGAAAGCGGGAAAGGGGCGATCGGTGGCGGAGGCTCTGCCGTGACTGAAAGAGGCCTTTGGGCGACGCTGAAGTCGGAGACCAAATGGAAGCCCAGGGATCTCCGGGGGCgggaacagcagcagcagcccccgCTACCCTTCAGGCGAGGAGCGGCGGCCCGAGCGGCCTCCCCGAGGAGCCCCGCAGCTCCGAGGCTGAGCGCTGGCGGCTCCGCATTTGCGGCTCCCTGGAAGCCGAGGGGCCCCGGGCGCTTTGTAGCCGCCTGCACGGGCTGTGCCGGGGGTGGCTGCGGCCCGAGCGGCGCAGCAAAGccgagatgctggacctggtggtgcTGGAGCAGCTGCTGGCCCTGCTGCCCCCGGAGCTGTCGGGCTGGCTGAGGGAGTGCGGGGCGGAGAGCTgcgcccaggcggtggccctggccgaAGGCTGCCTCCTCGGCCCCGCAGCCGCCCCGCAGCCCGGAAAGGGGTGGCAGGTGAGAAGAGTTAACCGTGAGCGATGCATGGGACGCTGATGTGTTTAACAGCCTCTGTAAGAAATAAGAGACATTCAGAAGAAATATGTCTGCATGTCTTGGAACTATTAATATTTTGAGAACTTAATTGTTCTTGAGGAAAATGCTTCGGTTTCCTCTTGGAGGAAAAAGAAATTCGCCCTCAGAGCTGTAAGGAAGTCCAAGAGTTTGAGGGAGGAGGCTAGAATCCTTTCTTCGCcctgctttcctttccttcaatGCATAAATGAAGGATTTGTTCCATTTCAGCTGatattcttcaaactactcattcTCATTAATGACATAGcaaatcttattttaaattcttacttGCCTGCTTCTCTTCTTTATAAATAGCCACTGGAAACATATCTAGAGAACATATGTTGGCATGTTTATATTTGGTTGAAAATATGCGGAACAGACGTTCATCCTGCAGtcgatagacaatggctaaaataatGATCATGATGGTATAATGTAATGGTCTGTGGGAATGCTTGAGAAGCCAGACTGAACAAACATGTAAAGTGTTTCTCAGTCCCAACACCTTGGGTGTTCATCCCAAGGTCTGTCCCTGAATTGCCAGGTTGGTGGTCTTTCCACTGCAAGAGGCATAAGGAAGcccaagaaaaggaagggaagatcaATTCCTTCACAATCAAGAGACAAAATTTCCTAAATCTAAAGGAAAAGATTCCTGGAGGAAGAGATAGGCATAGGTAGGAAAGGCCACAGCTATCATGAGAAAGGGAGAAGATAAGCAACTCCTGATCAGAATAAAAAGAGGGAATAAATGAAACATTTCACAAAAATGCAAGACATTTACCCAGAAATAGTAGCTACCTTCAAATCAGAATCTTTGAATTCTCTCACTTGGACTTGTGTTGGGGAATTCCAAAGGTAAGACAAGTGAAGTAACATAAATACAGTCCTTTGAATGTGGATTATAAACAAGGCTTCTTTTTCAGATTCAGGAGCCATTCACAAGAGAGATCTCAGCAGATTTCTGGGAAAGAGGAAATCGATGCACTCAGGAGCTGCTTTTCAGGAGTATCCAGCTTGGAACACTACAACAGGTAACTAGGTTTCTTCTGAAAGCGGCGGAATTCAACTCCATCTGTTCATGAGCTGTTTCTACAGTCTAGCCAAATGCTGAGTTTGTAGTTGAACACACTATCCTGCTCAGAATGAGTCTCATTCATTGAACTTTCAAGGTCATTTTGGAGATAGAAACAAGAAACAATAACAGCCTGACAGGCTGTTAGGCAATGTAATTTGCTTGCTTAATATTTTGTAATAGAGGAATGAGTAAAccagttgaaaaaaaataatcccacgAGTTGAAACTTTTGGAATAGcataactgctacagaaatattgtGTCTTTAGAAAAGATTTTCCATGAAAAATCCTCAACCTCAACATGACTGCatcagtagcaatagcatttagatttatatacagtagatagcatttagatttatatacagtaccacttcacagtgctttacagccctctctaagcagtttacagagtcagcatattgccccaacaatctgtgtcctcattttattgacctccgaagaatggaaggctgagtcaaccttgaacttggtgagatttgaactgccaaattgcaggcagctggcagtcagcagaagcattctaaccactgtgctaccacagcTCTTAGAATGCTCTTCAAATGCATTAAGACTTCCAGGCACATTTCTAACATTTtgaaagggaggagaagaaatTCCTATTGGATGTGTCCTGTTTTATAAAGAATGTAGGATTTGCTCCCGAAGTCAATTTAGTCCACGGATTCGGTTCCACAAATCCTTGCTGAATTATTCCAATGCACCAGGAGGCTCTGCAATGGCTGTTGCTGTTCAAAAATGTGGATGCAGGCATGCTTTGTGCAGTAAGAACACCAGCTACCAGTATTAAGGAGAGGGATTTGGGGGCTTTACAGCCACAAGGACTTTTTTTCCTCCAAGAAAATGCTCATTTCGTTTTTGTAAAGATCTGTTATGCAGTAAGAGAGAAAATGTACAAATCTTTTCTGGGATTGTCTATTAAAGAACATTCTCATTCTAGGGCTCTGATCCCTTTGAGGAGGTCACTGTGGACTTCACAGAAGAGGAGTGGGCACTGCTGGATTCAGGCCAGAGAGAGTTGTGCAAAGAAgtctcactggaggcttttaggaTTATGTCTGCCCTGGGTAAGGTTCTACTTTGCTCTGGGTTCCATTAATTGGGGAAAGTTATTTCTGTCATAGGTAAACAGGGAAGATCATGCACCCACATTACTTAAGGCAATATTCTGTACTTAAGGTCTTGTTAGAAATGCTCACCATAACTTTCGGAAATACCCCAGATTTCCAATCAACAACAAACTCTTAATGTGGTTTCCAGCTGAAAAAATCCCTTGGATATCGTAAGAATTCTCTAGTTAACAATTTGCACCCAACATCTCCAAGCTGGATTCATGGCTAATGGCATACCTGTAATGCAGATTGGCATACTTTTTAGAGCAGAAGATGTTTATTTTGACATAATTTTATTaagtattactgtatttttttaactATATGATGCTCCAGAAAATAAGAcgtacattagctttagaggaggaaaacaagaaaaaaaaatctgcctctgtttcccagcatccatccagtattcatctgcctagcatccttgcagcaaacaacctggccagcttcagcatgttatcacAGCCCCAGCACATGACTCATCAGGGTTCCACTCTGTtgcacccaccactggtcagctgagctgagctgctgctgcCACTGGGGAACATTGAAGCCTTCActactgagcagctgattggctgttggattggcctcccggaatactgcccATCAGCTGTTCTAGGAGGCAGGGAATGCCACCACTGCTCACTGTCTATCACTGCCACTGAATGGTGGTGATCAGGAGCAGCAATCcccaccacctagaacagctgatgggctgtattctgggaggccgatccaacagcCTATCAGCTGTTTGGCAGCAAAGGTATCAGCATTCCCCACCTGTGACATTTGCTGCCACcgcaccaacccccctcccctccccaacaacATTCGCTTTATAAGATGCACAggcattttcacccacttttgggggggtattggaaagtgtgtcttatagttcgaaaaatacggtatcttatGCAGATAAATTACACAAAaggaatttaaatatatatatatatacacacacactctgtATATTTACAAAACAGAAACACCCATGTATATGAAATTTCCCCCTTCACCTCCAGCATGTATGTTCAATGTTAACAACTCATCGCTGTCTTTTATAATACAACCAAAATATTCTTCATTCCATACATCACCCAATATTCTATAAATCATGTCTAAATCATCTGATCTTACTAATTAGCAAAGAAATAGTAAAAAATAAAGCTAATATAAGTAGGTACTAATACAGTTCCCATTTCCATTTAGTCTGCCTTTCACATCCCTCTTTTAACAAACTGCAAAAAAGGAATTTAAAACTTAAACATTACCAGATCCCTACATAATGTCTTGTTCAACACCCTATTAAATATTTCTACAAGAAGCACTATCCATTCCAAACAATTCAGCATCAGCAGAAATAACTCATTATTTTTCCAATAATCAGAAAAGGCAATTATATATTTTTCCTCCGGACCATTCTTCAATCACATATTTGTTTctactttccttttcctttctcttcaaaTTTTTATCATATTTCAAATCTACTTGTAATTTCCCTGAAGTGATTCCAAAAATCTTACATTTCAGTTTAAAATGGTATCATCCAACTGCATTTGTAATTTCAGTGAACCCTTGTCAGTAGTCTCCAGAGGGACTTGTTGATTTTCGTTATTAACCTCTGTTTTCAGTAAAGAGATAAAAAGGATCAAAAATTTCAAATAAGTAAAAGTCAAACATTCCTTTAAAGTAGCTATCTTGTGCTCTGGTAATAAACCTTCAAGGTTTGGCTTTACAATTCATACATAAACAAGACAGATTTTTCCCAGACAGGGTGCTCTTTCTAACTAACTTCATAAATTTTAAATCAGTTTCACAAACATTTAAAAGTTTTCCAAAAACAACTCTAAAATAATTTATTGCCTGTATGTTGCAATAGATTacaaaaaataatttagaaagcTGCCAAGCTATGATATTCTTCTAAAATGTACTGAAGCGAATGCCATCCAGCAATTGATAAGGCTGCATTTATGGTTCAGCAcatgatggaacccagaactttTAGCTGATCACAAACAACTGCACAAATGAAAAGTTTTGCTGTTTGCTTACAAAAATCAGATGCATAAAGTATATGTGGACAATCTCCAGTTcttctagaaaaaaaatcagctatcCAAACTTGACATCCACCGGCCAAATCACCTACAGAAAAATGGGGGTGTTGGTTCTCCTCACCACACAAGATGTTATCTCCTCCCTAACGGTTCTAAATTTCAACagggatttctatttttttcttccaagcaGATGATGGAATGGAGAATGAGAATAAGAAGCAGGAAAGGTTAATGCCACTGCAAACAAGAAGCTATGAAATAGAAATGATGTTTGATCATCAAGTAAATTCAAAAAGACAAGAGAGAAGCCACTCAGAAGATAGAGGACAGGAATCCTCCACACCTCATCATTTCTTTTCGGTTACTTTACCTGAGAAATTTCAGATGAAATACAAGCCACATATCATTGTAAAGTTGGGGAAGGATTCTAGACTGAACAGAGAAACTAACATATACAgaaaatgtggaaagagcttcagaagTGCGGCTACTCTTAATGAATATGAAAGGAGCCAGGTAGCAGAAAAATCTTATAGTTGCGAGGAATGTGGAAAGGGCTTTGATTTAATAGGAAAGCTTAACTTTCATAAAAAGTTTCACACAGATGAGAAACTATATAAATGCAAACAGCATGGAAAGAACTTCTGTTTCAAGAGAATTCTTCATTTATATAGGAGGATccacagaaggaagaaaaaacataGCTGCAGGGAGTGCGGAAAGCGATTCTTTGCGAACACAACTCTTACCATTCATCAAAGAAGTCACACAGGGGAGAGACCATATAAATGTCTAGAGtgtggaaagaattttatttcaaatggaaatcttaattctcataaaagaatccacacaggggagagacCGTTTaagtgcatggaatgtggaaagcagTTTATTAGGAAAGGATATCTTACTGATCATGAAAGGGCTCACATAGGAGTGAAACCATATAACTGCACAGAGTGCGGAAAGAACTTTAGTTTCAAGCGTAATCTTAAGCGCCATGAGAGAATCCATAGAGGGGAGAAACAACATagctgcatggagtgtggaaaatttttcactgaaaaaagttatcTTTCTGATCATGAAAGGGTTCACACAGAagtgaaaccatataaatgcacaaAATGTGGAAAGAACTACCGTTTCAGGTGCAATCTTAATCGCCATGGGATGATCCATAGAAGGGAGGAGTGTGGAAAAGGATTCTATGAGAGGACAGACCTTACtatccatcaaaggatccacgcAAGGAAGAAACTGTATAGTTGTGAGGAATGTGGAAAGGCCTTTGTTTTAATAGGAGAACTTGATTTTCATAAAAGGAATCACACAGGTGAGAAAGTAAATAATTGCATAGAGAGTGAAATGAGTTTCAATTTCAGGAATAACCATGATAACCTGGATAACCATGAGAGGATCCACAGAAGGGAGAAAAAACATAGCTgcacggagtgtggaaagagaTTTTTTGAGAACACAGCTCTTATCATCCATCAAAGGagtcacacaggggagaaaccatataaatgtctgGAGTGCGGAAAGAGCTTTATTTCAAATGGAAATCTTAATTCTCATAAAAGAATCCATACAGGGGAGAGACCGTTTaagtgcatggaatgtggaaagcggTTTATTCGGAAAGGATATCTTACTGATCATGAAAGGGTTCACACAGAAGTGAAACCATATAAATGTGCAGAGTGCGGAAAGAGCTTTCGTTTCAAGCGTAATCTTAAGCGCCATGAGAGGATCCATAGAGGGGAGAAACAACATAGCTGTGtggagtgtggaaaatgtttcactCAGAAAAGAGATCTTACTGATCATGAAATGGTTCACACAGGagtgaaaccatataaatgcacagagtgtggaaaGAACTACCGTTTCAGGTGCAATCTTAATCGCCATGGGATGATCCATAGAAGGGAGGAGTGTGGAAAAGGATTCTGTGAGAAGACAGACCTTACtatccatcaaaggatccacgcAAGGAAGAAACTGTATAGTTGTAAGGAATGTGGAAAGGCCTTTGTTTTAATAGGAGAACTTAATTTTCATAAAAGGAGTCACACAGATGAGAAAGTAAATAATTGCATAGAGAGTGAAAGGAGTTTCAATTTCAGGAGCAGTCTTGATAACCATGAGAGGATCCACAGAAGGGAGAAAAAACATAGCTGCAGGGAGTGTGGAAAGAGATTCTTTGAAATCAGAGAACTTACTATCCATCAAAGGAGTCACACAGGGGAGAGAccatataaatgcctggagtgtggaaggaGCTTTATTTCAAAAGGAAATCTTAATTCTCATAAAAGAATCCATACAGGGGAGAGACCATTTaagtgcatggagtgtggaaagcagTTTGTTCGGAAAACACATCTTTCTGATCAtgaaaggattcacacaggagtgaaaccatataaatgcacagagtgtggaaagaccttccgTTTCAGGGGTAATCTTAATAGTCATGAGAAAATCCACAGAGGGGAGAAACAACATAACTGAATGGCATGTGGAAAAGGATATGAGAGGAGAGACATTACTATGCATCAAAGGATATGCACAGGAAAGCTCCTATAAATGCTCTGTGTGTACAAGCTTCCATTTCAAAAGTTCTCTTAGTTCCGATGAGAGGATGTACAGACTCCTACAGGGAGTCTGGAAAAGGATTCTGTGAGAGGAGAGACCTTACTATATCCATTAAGGGATCCATAGAGCAGAAAGATTGTATAAATTGGAAGACTATGGAAAGGGCTTCAGTACAGACTTTGATGTGGCTCGACATAAGAGATCCGCACAAAATAAACTGGAACATGGAAAAAGCTTTACTGAGGTGTCAACTTTGAAACGGATCAGGCATGTAGCAGCTATTTTCTCTGTTTCTCAGCTTGGCACACTTTGGGGGAAGGTGGGAACTTTGGAATACAACATACAGACATACAGCAACTTACTATGttgtgggaaccaaggttatCATAACAGATGCTGGCCAGAGACTGGAAGAGGTCACAATGTGACCTATGACGAGGGAGGAAGCTGTCTAATCTTTCATTTTTGAAAGAGTGGGAAATAACCAGAGCTGGTTTGTTTTTCAACTGTGCTGAAAGGATGTATTCAATAAACCAATTCTTTGAGAAAGCGAAAAGTCTCAAGACTTGAGTTGCTGAATTGGTTGGGTTCATTTCCTGGAACCTTGACATCCAGAAGGACAAATTAAGTCCATACAATTAGTCCTCTGCTTACAGGTATTTGTTTAATGAATTTTCAATGTTacagtgaaaaaaatgaaataaaataaaaaatgtgactcttgcagcatccccatgatcatgtgatcaaaatttaggcacttgccaactggcatgtatttatgatggttgcagtgctctGTGGTCAGCTGATCTCCATTTGTAAACTTCCAAATGTCGATGGATAAGGGAGAGTCACTTAACTATATGATTCACTtcaaaactgcagtgatttgcttaactggcATAAATGTTTGCAAACTCGGATGTGACaagacttaactgtcttgcttagcaaggggaatgttgggctgaattgtcataaattgagaactacctgtattactgcCCTTCCTGATGAAATATCAAAAGAATTGATTCCATTAAAAGATTTGTTCTGTTTGTTCCCTATGAGCAAATTAAGTTCCTCTGCAGAAATGTCAAACCTTTACATCTAAACTTTTAGCCAGGGAGTTTGAATCAGGGTAAGAGATGTCTCCATTTTTCCCTGCTCTATGTACTAATTGGCAAGTAAATCACATTATTGCATTTGATTTCATtattatgcagaaatattccaatgCCCCAATTTATATTCAGATGATATTAATTGCCCAAATGTATTGTTCCTACTGCATTTGTTTTAATCCAGATAATTAGGAAATATTTGGAGATGTTAAAATGCAGGCTTTCGGAGGGCAAATAGTTGAAAGTATCAGCattagcaattttaaaaatgtcttggcCTTGACATATAACACTGTATGCAGAAGACTAGTTCAAAGTTTGTAGTGGACTTGTGGCAGTCATACTTTTTAATCTTTACCAAAATCCTGAAAAGGAATTTGCACTGTTTCTTGGCTGTGGATAGCAGAGATTCATCTGGTCTCACcataagaaattaaattataaagttAAATAGTCTTTCAAGAATAATTATAAAACAAGGAGAGTGGTTAGTTCTCacatgcaaatatacagtaaattaTAAGACATAATTTTGCTGCATTTTGTTGTAAATTGTTGCGAAGGCCCgaaggctgaagatgattgaTCAGACTTTATagcaaacaatgtccagaatcaacagcactttACTGAACATtagacaaagtttatatagtttcttagtttctcatttctcacctaacatacgtgttacttcattattggttaattaatctccaaggcacaataattggttagtaattacatcattggcttttcgtGTGAATATGCGTTTatgctagaaagcaaatgcaacagtgttcaagggctacaactttgtttcatcctgtattcttgtatatgctggctacccacatt
This genomic window from Ahaetulla prasina isolate Xishuangbanna chromosome 2, ASM2864084v1, whole genome shotgun sequence contains:
- the LOC131191771 gene encoding zinc finger protein 493-like, whose protein sequence is MEAQGSPGAGTAAAAPATLQARSGGPSGLPEEPRSSEAERWRLRICGSLEAEGPRALCSRLHGLCRGWLRPERRSKAEMLDLVVLEQLLALLPPELSGWLRECGAESCAQAVALAEGCLLGPAAAPQPGKGWQIQEPFTREISADFWERGNRCTQELLFRSIQLGTLQQGSDPFEEVTVDFTEEEWALLDSGQRELCKEVSLEAFRIMSALDDGMENENKKQERLMPLQTRSYEIEMMFDHQVNSKRQERSHSEDRGQESSTPHHFFSVTLPEKFQMKYKPHIIVKLGKDSRLNRETNIYRKCGKSFRSAATLNEYERSQVAEKSYSCEECGKGFDLIGKLNFHKKFHTDEKLYKCKQHGKNFCFKRILHLYRRIHRRKKKHSCRECGKRFFANTTLTIHQRSHTGERPYKCLECGKNFISNGNLNSHKRIHTGERPFKCMECGKQFIRKGYLTDHERAHIGVKPYNCTECGKNFSFKRNLKRHERIHRGEKQHSCMECGKFFTEKSYLSDHERVHTEVKPYKCTKCGKNYRFRCNLNRHGMIHRREECGKGFYERTDLTIHQRIHARKKLYSCEECGKAFVLIGELDFHKRNHTGEKVNNCIESEMSFNFRNNHDNLDNHERIHRREKKHSCTECGKRFFENTALIIHQRSHTGEKPYKCLECGKSFISNGNLNSHKRIHTGERPFKCMECGKRFIRKGYLTDHERVHTEVKPYKCAECGKSFRFKRNLKRHERIHRGEKQHSCVECGKCFTQKRDLTDHEMVHTGVKPYKCTECGKNYRFRCNLNRHGMIHRREECGKGFCEKTDLTIHQRIHARKKLYSCKECGKAFVLIGELNFHKRSHTDEKVNNCIESERSFNFRSSLDNHERIHRREKKHSCRECGKRFFEIRELTIHQRSHTGERPYKCLECGRSFISKGNLNSHKRIHTGERPFKCMECGKQFVRKTHLSDHERIHTGVKPYKCTECGKTFRFRGNLNSHEKIHRGEKQHN